CTCAATGCGTGTTCTGCTGTATACAAAACTTATTAGGCTGAGCCACTATGTTTTTGAACTTTGTCACTTGCTTTTCTCGTTTATGTTTGCAATCATGGTTGATGATTACATTGATAAGCATAAGGTCTCAAGCGAAGGGGGTCTGCCTGGGTATTTTCATTGACCCTAAGCACGCTTATAAAATAACTTTGTTTGTAATCGATAGTGGACAGCGGGTAAGTTTGGAAAATGAGGTAAGTAATGAGTTTTTGCCTTTTGTTAGTGATTTGTAATGTTGTAGATGTATTTTAGTCTCTATAATTTATTTGGGTTTTAAAAGGCCAGTTAACTGACAAGTgtttggaataaataaaatatgcttaaGTTGAGTGTCCAAAATACCAGTATGCCAAGTTACCGTTTTAATAGATTGTTCTTTAAGTGTTTCATAAGCTAGTTTGAGAAtttgtcttttcaaaaatttcagaatctTCAAAGTAACTATACAGGCAAAGAAGTCTGAATTATCACTGTTTTCTGAACTATTGGGAGAATTTCGTGCATGGAGAGAGAAACTTCATGGAATTATGGGTTGAGTGTTGTAGttctatttaataaatttaagtaCATCCACTTGGTGGCTAACTTTCGTTTCTGAATGTTATTTAACCTAGTCAACTGAGAACCAAATACAATGATCCAAGAAGCTTCCGTAACTGATAGCCCAAAATACAGAGCTATTAATGTAACTTACATGCGTGCTGGTTTGTAAGGATTGAGATTTCAGCTCAGGCTCTTTTCACGTGAAAGTTGTTTTATGCTGTGTAATTTGCCAGAAGACCACTGACTTATACATGGTGAAGTGTAAATGGTAGTAGTGATACTTTGTAACTAGAGGGGATAGTCACAGtggtcatttaaatatttttatggtttttgaAAAGTGAGGTGATTACAGTGTCTtttactgtatttgtcttttggtTCAGTAATAGTTTATTGTGCCGTCAACAAAACCAGCTATGTTAAAACTATGTGCTTTAGACACCGTAAATCATAAAAGTCATTTTACCTTGGTCTGAAAAGATAAATTTTGAGGCTATTTTGCCACATATATTGAACGTTTAAGATTTTCTCTGGAGAGTTGGTAATAAGTTTTTCAGGGTTTTGAAAATTGAGTTACATTATAATCACCACCAGAGGGAGCAATGAAGGGAAACTCACTTTTAAATGCTAAATCCAGAAATAAATGGGAAGTGTGGGTTATAAAgcaaaagttatatttttaaaatttgtgtttgaaTATGTAAAAGTGAACTTTTCTGTTCTGAGTTATAGGATCGAATGCAGATGTTGATAAGAATCTTTTAACTTTACAGTCACCAGGGAATAGATTTGCTCTTTTTTCAGAAagatgttttttttaaactaagtgaTGCTATATTTGTTTAAACTCATTTAATGTCAAGTAAATTTATATCAAGCATAATGATTTTGAAACATGTAGTTTGGctgaggcaattttttttttttttggtgtaacaCAGCTAATATACAGTTTAACATATGGTTTAAATTtgatgtaagttttttttttccccccagaaaacTTTAGAAACTGTTCCTTTGGAGAGGAAAAAGGTACTCTGCCAGCAGGTCACCTcatatttaagaattttatttccagcatacaaagagaaaatgtaaataaaaattgaaatgctGTTTTCCTTTGCAGAGAGAAAAGGAACAATTCCGTAAACTCTTTATTGGTGGCTTGAGCTTTGAAACTACAGAAGAAAGTTTGAGGAACTACTACGAGCAATGGGGAAAACTTACAGACTGTGTGGTACGTTAATTCTGGAAGTGCTTAGGGGTACTAGTCCTTCAACTGTTAGATTTCTCTGTTAAAGATGTTAAGTGacttaggaaaaaaatcacttaaattcatgttccattattttaaaatgctgtaaGTAATGAGATTAAATGGTAACATCACTGCTTTGTATTTCAAGGTAATGAGGGATCCTGCAAGCAAAAGATCAAGAGGATTTGGTTTTGTGACTTTTTCTTCCATGGCTGAGGTTGATGCTGCCATGGCTGCAAGACCTCATTCAATTGATGGGAGAGTGGTTGAGCCAAAACGTGCTGTTGCAAGAGAGGTGAGCAAATAGGCAACTTGCTTGTTCAATAAAGAATTTGGGCCGAAATTCTGTTTCACAGTTAGTGGCTTTTGAAAGAACAAAAAGTTACCTGTATGAGACTAGGTTCTTTATCATAAAGGTGCCTTACTTAGTATTTGGCCATAAGATAGAAGCCATACTTATTACCTAGTGTGCTCTTAGTCCTGTTTGTGGTTTTTCTATCAGGATgacttttttccctcttatttcaGGAGTCTGGAAAGCCAGGGGCTCATGTAACTGTGAAGAAACTGTTTGTTGGTGGAATTAAGGAAGATACTGAGGAACATCATCTTAGAGATTACTTTGAGGAATATGGAAAAATTGATACCATTGAGATAATTACTGACAGGCAGTCTGGAAAGAAAAGAGGCTTTGGATTTGTTACTTTTGATGACCATGATCCTGTGGATAAGATTGTGTGTAAGTGTCCATGAGTGCTAGGATTGTGGCTCTTACATTTTAGGTTTGGGGTATGTTAACACCTataactttgtttaaaaaaagcttAGCTCTTACAGGATGCTGACTtaatggactctgaacttttcATTCCAGTGCAAAAATACCATACTATCAATGGTCATAATGCAGAAGTAAGAAAGGCTTTGTCTAGACAAGAAATGCAGGAAGTCCAAAGTTCTAGAAGTGGAAGAGGAGGTAACTtgtaattccatttttttcttaagatttattTGTATAAATGTTAGTTACTAACCAGGGTGTTTATTGTAGGCAACTTTGGTTTTGGAGATTCTCGTGGTGGCGGTGGAAATTTTGGACCGGGACCAGGAAGTAACTTTAGAGGAGGATCTGGTAAGTCCACCTTCTAAGCTTAGGAGGGTGAATGTGCTTGAAAAACAGTTTTGATTGGAATCTAGGAAGTCCAACCTACTTTGTTATCTGTAAGACTTAAAGTGAGATCTGTCCTAATGGGATATTCTAATTTGGTTGGCAAGAGGTAACATTTAAAATCAGAGTTGTATAGCTCTAATCAAGGACAGATAATTGCAGAGATTGTTTTATGGTCTTCAGTTTCTGGAAGAGTTAAAAGGACATTGTAGCCATTTTAAATTTAGGAGACATTTTACAAATAGTGGAAATACTGTAGAGATTTGAAGAGATCTAAAAGTTTCTTTGTTTTAGGCTTTATATATGGATTAATCTCAGTTATGTAGTAAGTAGAAAAACTGCCACTGTCCATTGTTAACTGCTTTTTTATAAGTGGACAACCTGGAGGAAGTAGAGGCTAAAAAATTGAGTGACATGAACCAGAATAAAATAATCCTCCTTTTCTTCTGCCCTTAACAGATGGATATGGAAGTGGCCGTGGATTTGGGGATGGCTATAATGGGTATGGAGGAGGACCTGGAGGTcagttttttctactttttgatAACACGTGTCTAAAATCTTAATCACACTATGTGCTGTCCATTTGAGCATAAACATGAAATGTCTCTTCTAAATTTTCATCTTAACTATTgaaaattagcaaaaaaaattACTTGCGGGTGGTGGTATACTGCTGCAACATCAATTGGGTAGattttaaatgagaatttaaatgagatttaaatgagaatttaaaagATGCCCTATTGTTTCTCAAGCAAAAGAATTGGGGAGAGAGTGTGATATTTTGTATAGTGTTTTCCCTAAAACTTAAAAAGTGGTTATGAGCAAGATGAACACTATGATAGGGTAGTGTCTGTAGGAGCACTGTGGTGTCTCATCTCTTACCAGGATGAATCTACCAGGACAATGTCCCAAAAGCCCCAAAAAGAATTTTTCCAGAACATACCTAGTGTGCTTCTATGTCCAGCTAAGGTTTTAAGCCACTGTTAAGTATTAGTTCAtgtgttttattgaagtacagaAAAGATGGGTACCTACTGACAAATGTCATAAAAAAGAAGTTTGAAACTGAGCTGAGGATAGACCTCATTTCTGGTTTTGCACTGATTAGGCATAACTTAATCCTACACGTCACTATATTTAGCTTTGCTTTGAAATCCAAATATTGATTTAGACTTATGAGAAAGATTACTTTTTACACTTAACTGCAAGCAATCTGAAACTACCGATTAAAGTTTTAAGTCAGTGCAAGTTTACTAATTTCTGGTtctctccccccctccccccatttctACTGAAGAGAAAGGTATGGTGGACATTTTATTTAAGAGAAATGGTAGGTAATTCACATTAGCCCACACATCTTGTCTGTCCCACCTTACCCCATAATCTTACACAAATAAAACTTAGTATTTCAAGATACTGTCAAGAGAATGCATAGTATCTTTAGTTTTGGGGGATACCAGTGGCATTACAGGTTATTTGTAAAGGTTTTATCCAGTTGGTTTGTGGGTAGGCCTTCCCCACTGGCAACTGTTCACCAAGGTAGATATTCAGAATCTGCCCTTGAGGCTATTTTAGAGGAGATGTTATAGAAAGAATCTTTTTTACTTATAAAATTGAGTTGTTTTGGAAAGCTGGAAATGGATGTAATAAGACAGTTCAAATGGCGTTGAAAATACTAATTACTTAAAGGCTTATTTTATAATAGGTGGCAATTTTGGAGGTAGCCCTGGttatggaggaggaagaggaggatatGGTGGTGGAGGACCTGGATATGGCAACCAGGGTGGGGGCTACGGAGGTGGTTATGACAACTATGGAGGAGGTAATAAATTCACCTGCAACCTTTATGTGGGAATTTGGATTGGAATTAATGGCTTTAACACGtaagatttttcatttcattgttgtcaacagtttttaaaaatgtagaactgTAGATAGGTGTTTTGCATTCTGATTTGTTTTTGTGGGAAATTTGTCTAAAATACTTAGCATGTATCATCGGTTTAATACTTGATTGTATGAGGTTCACTGTGCAAAAATTTCCAAACTTTTTTACAGGAAATTACGGGAGTGGAAATTACAATGATTTTGGAAATTATAATCAACAACCTTCTAACTATGGTCCAATGAAGAGTGGAAATTTTGGTGGTAGCAGGAACATGGGGGGACCATATGGTGGAGGTAATTAGATTTTTCAGATTAGTGATGAAATATTAACTTTTCATGACTTGAAGGAAGATGGCAATTGTTCATTATTTATGTTTGGGTAACATGTCCCACCAAATACCAAGTGTTATGGAGATTAGAGTTGTGGGAAAATAAGAATGCAGCATCACTTTGGGAGATTGTTGGAGAGGTGGGGTATCCAGtagtgtaaaataaatgaattacatGTTTTCAGTGGGATTTTTCCTTTTGGCTGACTAAGAAAAAGCCAAAATTGCTGTGAGATCACTTTGCAAGTGGTATAAATTTTGTATAACTGTATCTTTGAAAGCTAGCTTAGTAAATCTGAATTTTTAGTTCAAATTGTTGTTGAGAAAGTTTagattttttacattttcttaggCTGGATATACTTCAAAAATCTCTTTTAACTTGTATGATTATGGAAAAGAGCCCTCTAAAAGAATAGCAGTGTTAATCTATGAATCTGGAAATTTGTCTCGAGTAAAAAGGTTAACTAGAAACAAGTAATGGTCTGTGATCTGCTTGTTTTAAAGAATGGTTATAAAATAATTTGGGAAATTAAGTTTGCTTTCTCTTATCCCGTTAACTTTAGGAAACTATGGTCCAGGAGGCAGTGGAGGAAGTGGGGGTTATGGAGGGAGAAGCCGATACTGAGCTTCTTCCTATTTGCCATGGGTAAGTAGCTTTTAAGTTTCACATTGTTAATGTCTTGGGAGACCTAGCTGCCAGGAGTTAAAAGCTTTTTAGGATCATGTTATCTTTCCTTAAAGTCTGGTTAGATGGATAATTTcataacctattttttttttactctttactTCTGTTGAAACAGGCTTCACTGTATaaataggagaggatgagagCCCAGAGGTAACAGAACAGCTTCAGGTTATCGAAATAACAATGTTAAGGAAAATCTTATCTCAGTCATGCATAAATATGCAGTGATATGGCAGAAGACACCAGAGCAGATGCAGAGAGCCATTTTGTGAATGGATTGGATTATTTAATAACATTACCTTACTGTGGAGGAaggattgtaaaaaaaaaaaatgcctttgagACAGTTTCTTAGCtttttaattgttgtttcttTCTAGTGGTCTTTGTAAGAGTGTAGAAGCATTCCTTCTTTGATAATGTTAAATTTGTAAGTTTCAGGTGACATGTGAaaccttttttaagatttttctcaaaGTTTTGAAAAGCTATTAGCCAGGATCATGGTGTAATAAGACATAacgtttttcctttaaaaaaatttaagtgcgTGTGTAGAGTTAAGAAGCTGTTGTACATTtatgatttaataaaataattctaaaggaaattgtgtaattatagactttttattttaaataagttaaGGAGTGGGTAGTATAATTAAGGTCTATTGCAAAGCTGTTGTTATATTTGTGTAAGATAAATGCTGGTCAGATGTTAAGTGTGTTGTCTGCAATTCATGAGGATTAAATTATCTAGATAACTTAAGGGATATCTCTGCAAGGAGAAACACCTTTTTAGATCTTTTAGATGCTGCTGCTTCAAtgcaaggaaaggaaaataacccCAGCGAGGTACTCTTCAGGGATACAGGTCTAGTACAAGAGAACTCTTTGACGGCTACTAAGGTCAGCCAGTCTTAAGAAACTGTGCTGTTTCTACAAAGCTTTAACTACAGTAGTTTTTAAGGATGCCAACGAAAGCTGAGGGTGTAGAGCAAAATAGTTCTAAGCTTCAGTTAAACTTCTTTAGGTAAGATCTcatttacttttcctttcttaattttcCTCCCCCAAAGATAAACTAATACTCTTCAATGGTCTTTCAGTATAGTTGGTTCTTATGTAGTATAACATAGctataaattaaatttaacaattttataaactcaagAGAATAATTTTATAAACCCTGTTTTCCAATCTGTCATTTTACTTATattattttggttgttttttttttcccttttttttccttctttcccaccccctccccctctaTGAAGATTCAGGTGCTTAACATATCATTTTTTTCCCTGCTGGAATTTTAGCATTGATATGAACCATGGACAAGTATATTCTGCTGCCACAAAGACTGTAAAGTGCTTCATTTCAACAGCTGAGGCAAGCCAAGTGATCATTAATAAAGCTTTTCTTGGTTCCTTCAGTGGTGTTGGTAGTAAAATGGTAGGTAAAAGTTAGGCTGCAAGTTCAATAAATCATGAAATTTCCCATCGTTACACCCTTCTGTATTCACATTTCTTGGATCAAGCATTTTGAGTGaactagggttttttttttattattaaaaataaagacttttttttattttgatactgTTCTAGCTTTACATGCATATCAGGATCAGGCTAAGGAAAAGGTagggcaagatggttggatcTACTTTCAGATAATATGTATTTATGAATAAAGTGTCTACATTATAAATCTGTACATATCCAATTCTAAATACTTGGGTTTAAATGCGGTAATTCTTTCCCAATCCCCTACCCTATAGGAGAGATATAGGTTGGCTGCTGAAATTTCATTTCTTAGATGTCATCAGAGATTGATTGCCTGGCTTTATTGCCTTTTCAGGAATGTGATAATCAGGGCATATTCTACTATATGCACCTGTGAGGAGTCTTTGATCCTAAGACCACCACTGAAGTTATTTAGGTTCTTTGGACAAACATGATAAACTTCttcagatactttttttttcctttggcaggAAGGTGTCTTGCTGCAGGTAACTAATGAAGAAGTGGTCAACCACAGAGTcttcaagaaataagaaattctgtaccatctgaaaGTAGTTCTTGTTGgtgccttcattttaaaaaagcacttttaAGATTAAAGGGAAATGTTTTCTGATAAAACCAGACTTCATTTAGTTACAGGGTCTTAATATAAAACAATTACAAATTGAGTATTGTTTGTAAAAGAGTAAACATCAAGTCAGCTAGAGAGATAAATGTTATGTTTTGAATTAGGTTTTGTGAGTAGACagattaaaattctattttaaatataaagttataaaataaatacttttgtaTTCAAATACTTGGTGTAATGTTTACACATAAAATGTGAATCTTGTTCTATGAACATTAAGTTGTCTAAAGGATTGCCATCCCCTagatttttaaagcagtttcaCAAAGCAAATGCATATTGCCATTTTCCTTTCAATATTGATAGACAAATGAGAAAAGCATTGTGGACATTACTGGCTGTCCCTAATAAAATGCCATTCTTTATACACTGTATATTCAGCGTTTGAATAATGCTATAGATTTCTGGCTTTGCCTTGTATGTATAACGTTGCTGGTGGTGGTTATAAAATAATTGCAGATTTTAACCAGCTGAAGTGGTCCAAAAGAGGCGGCTATGCAAATACATGGAGACATAAAATCTATGAATTAGCTTTGTTTTGTTGTATTACACTTAGTATCATGGTTGTCTTGAAGGGTTAAACATGATGGTATAGCGAGCAAAGACTGTTAATTGGATGTTCACTTGAAACAAAAACTAAAGGGGACAAAGTAAAGTTGACTGTACTGTTTTGGTTCTTAATGAGGTATCTCAGGTAAGTCAAACTAATGGCTGCTAACAGAAGATGAGCTTTGTTTACAATCTGCATCCATTAGCTATAAACTTGTTAATATCTGGCTGTGGCTTTATTAGGAAAAATAAGATCTTAAAAATGTCCAGCTCTGCGAAGAAGTTAAACTTTGAAGATAAATCAAGTTGGTATAATAGAATCCTAGAACACCCAGTGTTTAACACCAGCACAAATTGGGGGAAGACCTTTTAGTAtgtatgaacagcctgaaatgaacttattttgaaATAGGTAATCTGGAATGTTGGCGTGTCTTGTGTTGAGCTGctaattttctaaaagaaatgagGTTTAAGAAAGTTTGTGGATAGATGGAAATTAGTACTGTTAAATATATTCACTTCACAGTGTATTTATACATAAAGCTTTTGGAAACAGCTTAACTGATTCTAGCTGAAGTTCAGGGTTGTATAACCTGAGCTTGAAAATGTGATTGGGGCTTGAAAATTTGAATCCAAAATGGCCTAAAGATAGGTGCTGGCTATTTCCTTCACCCATAAAGCAACAGACTCTTAAAAATGCAACCCATGTTTGAAAGTTGTCCTGTGATCACATGTGGCAGGGGAGGGTGATCACAtgtggcaggggagggggagtTGGCTCATGTGATAACCAAAAGGCAAGCATTACTAGGAGCCATCTTGGGGGGTGGCTCCCACCCCTGGTGTCTGCTGCTCTGGTGAAATGTTTTGAAACTGGGTATTCTTTGGTTTTCACTATCCCAAGTAAGTGTGTGAGTACAAGTTAAAGTTGGTCTCAAACTCTCAAATTGTATCCAGTTACTGTTCAAGTGTGGGGTATATGGTGCCtttgcaggaggcagaaaatatcACTGATTTCAGTATACCTGAAGTGCATGTTTACAATTTTGTCTTGGTTTCACTTACATGTCTTCAAAATTTGAAACATGTTCTCAGGTAGTATATATTCAATGATTTTAATGCTCTGCTGTAACTGAAAGTAATGAAGCAAATTCAGATCTTTGCAGATGATGGGTGAAGGGAGACTAATTCAGGTATTTTAACATTTAAGTGAAATATGTTTAAATTGTCAAACAATGATACATATTCCATAGGATGACTTTTTCTGTGGTAGGAATTCTGGCATTTAGGCTTTCAACTGCTTCTGTATCGTAAGGGTCAGTGCTGAACTGCAGCCAGCCTTGAAATGGACCCCAAATATCCAGATCTTATTGAGTACCCATTGTTTGAactgcctggtggctcaggaaagaatccacctgcagtgctggaaatttgggtttgatccctgggtggagaagggaatggctacccactctattcTTCCCCAGAGAGTTCCACAGGATCCCAGCAAggccatggggtcaaagagagaTGACTGACttaacacatgaattgcttgaactACATACAGTAGTAATTTCATCTGGGGATATCATGGCCTGTTAGGTACCAGAAGGGGGATGTAAGCTTTTAATAGGGGGGAAAAATGGTTGAACCAGATTTCACCTTATTTTCAACTGATGTAATTTTATCACAAAGGGATGATTTCAGGACCAACAATGTTCTATAGGAAAGGGACTACTTTCATGTTGAGAGCAATTCAAAATGAAACGTTTGGGTCAGTCTGAACTCGGGAAGACCCCAGAACTAGAACAGTCTGGTCAGTCTTGGGGTATGAATTGGTAAGTAGGGAACTTCAACAATACTGGGATGAGGCTTTGACTGCTGATAACCACTGGAGAGTAAGCAGCTTCAGTATTGTACCAGAGTCCAATGTGTGTATTGTACAAAGTGACTGTCAAGCCCATGGCAAATGAGATTGAACTGGCTGGTGATATCTCTATTAATGCGCCTTTGGGGACAGTGCACCAAATACCTTAGATcttgaaatgtttaaattttactGTGAGTGTTTACAACTATTCAACTGTACCCCTTTCTTCCCCATTTGATATTCTGTAGTTCTGTGTTGTGATGTTTTCAGGGACTAGGGAAGATGGTGAGCTTGAAAAGGACACTCAGTTGAGCAAACCAGGATATATCTGCAGTTGCAGAAACTTTCACAAGTAAATTGGTTTTATGGACATTGTTACAAACTTGAAATAACTTGTGGTCCTGCCTCTAAGAAGCCAGAATGCATGAGGTGTGTTGTCTTGCAAAAAAAGCCAATCAACACTGAAGTGGGCATTGTACAGAACTAGTCAGAAGAGCTGAACTTTGGCATTATGCTTTGAAACATACCTAGGTTCAGTTTAAAATGGAAGTTTTCTATAACTTTACTTCAGTAAGCTAAAAGAACCAATGTGATACTAGGTAGTGAAGATTCTAATATCTGACCTTATATATTTACTAATCAGATACTGTGTGTGTAGGtgttcagttgtgcccgactctgaaGTGGGCAGCCACTTGTTGCAGGGATCAAAGTTGGCATCTCTTGGATTGGTAGGTAAATTCTTAGCACTAGCACCATTCAGGGAGCCCTATCAGACGGGACAGATCTGTGTTACTGTTCTCAAACCACCACAGTTTGGACAGCTGTCATGTTCTAAGTTAGTTTTCAAGTCTCCTTTGTCCTTTTTATAAAAGCATTTCTTTTTGCCTATTTCATAAtgttcattttgcttttatttgttcaGTTTGCTCATTTACTGATTTATCCCTTTGTGTAAGTCTTGAGTTTTTGTATGATCCATAATGTTTTCACATTTAAGCAAGTGGGTGTCTTTTTTTTGGTGTGAACTTGGTCAATTTCCTAGATAAGGCAGCTGTCCCTACAGGCTGGCTTTACTGCCAGGGAGTTCCAGTTTCTCATATGCAGGTAGTTAACGTGGGGGGAGGCTCTGTCCTCAGACATTAAAGCCTAATGTAGTATAGTATTTTGAAAGCTCCTGGGttattgggggtggggtggtggtgctgCATCCCAGAGTAGAACCTGGTCTATTTCGTGTCATGCTCTATGTTAGCTTGGGAGGCTAATATTGTCAGTTCAGCATACTGACCACTTTGGTAGAGTCTGATCAATTTGTAATTTAATACTATTGCTGTCCTATTTGCTGGATACTCAGCCTGGATTTTTGAATGTGGGTATTTTGGAGAACTATAAATTTGCTTAGAATCTATAAAAGGCAAAAGTAGGCACTttataaaatcaaatataaagtTTATTTCCACAGAAAGCTGTATAAGTTAAGTATTCATAAAAATTAAGCGAAAAGGCTCTTGAAAAGTCACTAAACTTCAGTGCTAACTGAAAAAACCTTAAGGTTAAATTGTATTTTAAGTCAAAAAAACACATGTTTCAAAATAACTACATCCAGTGTTCTTTTAAAAAGACCATCTTTAAGAAAGGGCTACCAAAGCAGGCTGTTTCATGTCACATTGTTTGTACATACTGTTA
This is a stretch of genomic DNA from Dama dama isolate Ldn47 chromosome 18, ASM3311817v1, whole genome shotgun sequence. It encodes these proteins:
- the HNRNPA2B1 gene encoding heterogeneous nuclear ribonucleoproteins A2/B1 isoform X2, giving the protein MELWKTLETVPLERKKREKEQFRKLFIGGLSFETTEESLRNYYEQWGKLTDCVVMRDPASKRSRGFGFVTFSSMAEVDAAMAARPHSIDGRVVEPKRAVAREESGKPGAHVTVKKLFVGGIKEDTEEHHLRDYFEEYGKIDTIEIITDRQSGKKRGFGFVTFDDHDPVDKIVLQKYHTINGHNAEVRKALSRQEMQEVQSSRSGRGGNFGFGDSRGGGGNFGPGPGSNFRGGSDGYGSGRGFGDGYNGYGGGPGGGNFGGSPGYGGGRGGYGGGGPGYGNQGGGYGGGYDNYGGGNYGSGNYNDFGNYNQQPSNYGPMKSGNFGGSRNMGGPYGGGNYGPGGSGGSGGYGGRSRY
- the HNRNPA2B1 gene encoding heterogeneous nuclear ribonucleoproteins A2/B1 isoform X4, whose translation is MELWKTLETVPLERKKREKEQFRKLFIGGLSFETTEESLRNYYEQWGKLTDCVVMRDPASKRSRGFGFVTFSSMAEVDAAMAARPHSIDGRVVEPKRAVAREESGKPGAHVTVKKLFVGGIKEDTEEHHLRDYFEEYGKIDTIEIITDRQSGKKRGFGFVTFDDHDPVDKIVLQKYHTINGHNAEVRKALSRQEMQEVQSSRSGRGGNFGFGDSRGGGGNFGPGPGSNFRGGSDGYGSGRGFGDGYNGYGGGPGEKGMVDILFKRNGNYGSGNYNDFGNYNQQPSNYGPMKSGNFGGSRNMGGPYGGGNYGPGGSGGSGGYGGRSRY
- the HNRNPA2B1 gene encoding heterogeneous nuclear ribonucleoproteins A2/B1 isoform X1, whose product is MELWKTLETVPLERKKREKEQFRKLFIGGLSFETTEESLRNYYEQWGKLTDCVVMRDPASKRSRGFGFVTFSSMAEVDAAMAARPHSIDGRVVEPKRAVAREESGKPGAHVTVKKLFVGGIKEDTEEHHLRDYFEEYGKIDTIEIITDRQSGKKRGFGFVTFDDHDPVDKIVLQKYHTINGHNAEVRKALSRQEMQEVQSSRSGRGGNFGFGDSRGGGGNFGPGPGSNFRGGSDGYGSGRGFGDGYNGYGGGPGEKGMVDILFKRNGGNFGGSPGYGGGRGGYGGGGPGYGNQGGGYGGGYDNYGGGNYGSGNYNDFGNYNQQPSNYGPMKSGNFGGSRNMGGPYGGGNYGPGGSGGSGGYGGRSRY
- the HNRNPA2B1 gene encoding heterogeneous nuclear ribonucleoproteins A2/B1 isoform X5, which produces MELWKTLETVPLERKKREKEQFRKLFIGGLSFETTEESLRNYYEQWGKLTDCVVMRDPASKRSRGFGFVTFSSMAEVDAAMAARPHSIDGRVVEPKRAVAREESGKPGAHVTVKKLFVGGIKEDTEEHHLRDYFEEYGKIDTIEIITDRQSGKKRGFGFVTFDDHDPVDKIVLQKYHTINGHNAEVRKALSRQEMQEVQSSRSGRGGNFGFGDSRGGGGNFGPGPGSNFRGGSDGYGSGRGFGDGYNGYGGGPGGNYGSGNYNDFGNYNQQPSNYGPMKSGNFGGSRNMGGPYGGGNYGPGGSGGSGGYGGRSRY
- the HNRNPA2B1 gene encoding heterogeneous nuclear ribonucleoproteins A2/B1 isoform X3 — its product is MEREKEQFRKLFIGGLSFETTEESLRNYYEQWGKLTDCVVMRDPASKRSRGFGFVTFSSMAEVDAAMAARPHSIDGRVVEPKRAVAREESGKPGAHVTVKKLFVGGIKEDTEEHHLRDYFEEYGKIDTIEIITDRQSGKKRGFGFVTFDDHDPVDKIVLQKYHTINGHNAEVRKALSRQEMQEVQSSRSGRGGNFGFGDSRGGGGNFGPGPGSNFRGGSDGYGSGRGFGDGYNGYGGGPGEKGMVDILFKRNGGNFGGSPGYGGGRGGYGGGGPGYGNQGGGYGGGYDNYGGGNYGSGNYNDFGNYNQQPSNYGPMKSGNFGGSRNMGGPYGGGNYGPGGSGGSGGYGGRSRY